One genomic region from Deltaproteobacteria bacterium encodes:
- a CDS encoding CpaF family protein produces the protein MSTVPLKSAPPPDWKSEAGPLRKFLNDITVTEIMINRFDRVFVERKGVIEETDSRFDNPEHLTRFVLAIAVNVGRELNRKNPFLDARLPDGSRVNIVIPPVCLENPMVTIRKFSPMMINYNNLMHQGAFDEKILYFLNQAVVARQNILICGGTGSGKTTILNLLSQFIPTKERVITIEDTVELQMSVKNLVRMECRSFLNDAHLEIKDLLRNALRMRPDRLIIGEVRGSEAFDMLIAMNTGHEGSMSTLHSNSAFDSLRRIEGMVLRGSQDIPISSIREDISKTINIIIQTERYSDGSRRISEIVEVLGRNENEYLIEKIFEFSSVTGFKSLGYIPRFVVNNKNQRIKFNPEFFEPNHKIKLS, from the coding sequence ATGAGTACAGTTCCATTGAAATCCGCACCACCACCAGATTGGAAAAGTGAAGCTGGTCCATTGAGGAAATTTCTTAATGATATCACTGTTACTGAAATCATGATCAATAGATTTGACAGAGTTTTTGTTGAAAGAAAGGGTGTTATCGAAGAAACAGACAGTCGATTTGATAACCCCGAACATTTAACTCGGTTTGTCCTTGCTATAGCGGTAAATGTGGGTCGTGAATTAAATAGGAAAAATCCCTTTCTCGATGCTCGATTGCCAGATGGATCGAGGGTGAATATTGTTATTCCTCCTGTTTGTTTAGAAAACCCCATGGTAACCATCAGGAAATTTTCGCCGATGATGATTAATTACAATAATTTAATGCATCAAGGGGCCTTTGACGAAAAAATTCTCTATTTTTTAAATCAAGCCGTCGTGGCTCGACAAAATATACTTATTTGTGGAGGAACAGGTTCTGGTAAGACAACGATTCTCAATTTATTAAGCCAATTTATTCCCACCAAAGAAAGAGTTATCACTATCGAAGACACGGTAGAGTTACAAATGTCCGTTAAAAATTTAGTCAGAATGGAATGCCGGTCTTTTCTGAACGATGCTCATTTAGAAATAAAAGATTTATTAAGAAATGCCTTAAGAATGCGCCCTGACCGATTAATTATAGGGGAGGTCAGGGGGAGTGAAGCTTTTGATATGTTAATTGCGATGAATACGGGCCATGAGGGAAGTATGAGCACGCTGCATTCGAATTCAGCCTTTGACTCCTTACGAAGAATTGAAGGTATGGTTTTGCGAGGGTCTCAGGATATTCCTATCTCGTCTATACGTGAAGATATTTCCAAGACAATTAACATTATTATTCAAACTGAAAGATATAGTGATGGAAGTCGAAGGATTTCGGAAATCGTTGAAGTTTTAGGAAGAAACGAGAATGAGTATTTGATCGAGAAAATTTTTGAATTTAGCAGTGTTACGGGTTTCAAATCACTGGGCTATATTCCTCGATTTGTGGTCAATAATAAAAACCAAAGAATTAAATTTAACCCTGAGTTTTTTGAGCCAAATCACAAAATTAAACTCAGTTAA
- the pgsA gene encoding CDP-diacylglycerol--glycerol-3-phosphate 3-phosphatidyltransferase, with amino-acid sequence MPSWKKKLPIQLTLSRVYILPFIIFFLYLNSFYYSFLAAILFIAASITDYFDGYYARKWNLVTNLGKFLDPVTDKILVISILIYLNSVGFVDPYLVIILTLRDTFIGGIRAAAATENVVIAAKSSGKWKTGVQMASIPAIMLGKSYKNEFSSYFSPDHFLLLGRIGYIFLWFSTVLSIISALQYYHIYKQNQSKG; translated from the coding sequence ATGCCATCTTGGAAAAAAAAATTACCTATTCAGTTAACTCTCAGCCGTGTTTATATTCTCCCTTTTATTATTTTCTTTCTTTATTTAAACTCTTTTTATTATAGTTTTTTAGCCGCCATCCTATTTATCGCCGCTTCGATCACTGATTACTTTGATGGGTACTATGCTCGAAAATGGAACTTGGTTACTAATCTTGGAAAATTTTTGGATCCAGTAACAGATAAAATTTTAGTTATCAGTATTCTGATTTATCTTAACTCTGTTGGTTTCGTTGATCCCTACCTCGTAATTATTCTGACCCTAAGAGATACTTTTATCGGAGGCATTCGTGCGGCTGCCGCTACTGAAAATGTCGTTATTGCTGCCAAAAGCTCTGGAAAATGGAAAACAGGCGTACAGATGGCCTCTATTCCAGCTATTATGCTAGGAAAAAGTTACAAAAATGAGTTTTCAAGTTACTTTAGCCCTGATCATTTTTTGCTGCTTGGAAGGATAGGATATATTTTCTTGTGGTTTTCAACGGTATTAAGTATTATCAGTGCGTTGCAGTACTATCATATCTATAAACAAAATCAGAGCAAAGGATAA